The following coding sequences lie in one Syngnathus scovelli strain Florida chromosome 1, RoL_Ssco_1.2, whole genome shotgun sequence genomic window:
- the and3 gene encoding actinodin3, which produces MISSLCFLAALSCLTWLPGLPEAKSLLSAIQQEGMVPVSDVGIDPQRANDFLSHSRPKRNVDPKWYQGNPDFQAYYRYYSSIGHTEGLYEIDKLRLLYQQMRHLEHTYGPNASYFQNKLGVPQIMCDPTTDKKCKVVAPPPPPPMKGFPRATEPPATELPPLPHAPAISQADVLYLCNSKDPLCKPHIVYLPTGAVPVLCDPRYHPHCTPQKAPPAPAVAPPPPPPPPKNYAPPPILVKKSYPPAPILTFKGMEFDCDPYWDPDCLIDHPPRAIKGKVMGPPPPPPPPPVKEKEEPVEEPAPPLPPIQKKGLPFPFYYPQMPYDPRDELYDPVRFQYPQPEAPADEPEDETQ; this is translated from the exons ATGATTTCCTCGTTGTGTTTCTTGGCGGCACTTAGCTGTCTAACATGGCTTCCAG GCTTGCCGGAGGCCAAATCCTTGCTGAGCGCCATCCAGCAGGAAG GGATGGTTCCGGTCAGTGACGTTGGGATTGATCCACAGAGAGCCAACGACTTCCTGAGCCACTCTAGGCCCAAGCGAAACGTGGACCCCAAATGGTATCAAGGCAACCCGGACTTCCAGGCCTACTACCGCTACTACAGCAGCATTGGACACACCGAGGGg CTGTACGAGATTGACAAGTTGAGGCTGTTGTACCAGCAGATGAGGCACTTAGAGCACACGTACGGCCCCAACGCCTCATACTTCCAGAACAAACTGGGGGTCCCTCAAATTATGTGTGACCCCACCACAGACAAGAAGTGCAAGGTGGTCGCCCCACCTCCCCCACCGCCCATGAAAGGTTTCCCTAGGGCCACCGAACCGCCGGCCACCGAACTTCCTCCCCTTCCCCATGCCCCCGCCATATCCCAGGCGGATGTGCTCtacctgtgcaacagcaaggacCCCCTGTGCAAGCCCCACATCGTCTACCTGCCCACTGGCGCCGTGCCCGTCCTCTGTGACCCGCGTTACCACCCCCACTGCACTCCCCAGAAGGCTCCGCCCGCCCCGGCCGTGGCgcccccgccgccgcccccTCCCCCAAAGAATTATGCGCCACCGCCCATCCTCGTCAAAAAGTCTTACCCGCCGGCCCCCATCCTCACATTTAAAGGCATGGAGTTCGACTGCGACCCGTACTGGGATCCCGACTGCCTCATCGACCACCCACCCAGAGCCATCAAGGGAAAAGTTATgggacccccaccccctccgccGCCCCCACCTGTAAAAGAGAAGGAGGAACCTGTAGAGGAACCTGCGCCTCCCCTGCCTCCAATCCAGAAGAAGGGTTTGCCCTTCCCTTTCTACTACCCCCAAATGCCCTATGACCCCCGTGATGAGCTGTACGACCCTGTTCGCTTCCAGTACCCTCAACCAGAAGCACCTGCAGACGAGCCCGAAGACGAGACCCAATAG